In the Pseudorasbora parva isolate DD20220531a chromosome 23, ASM2467924v1, whole genome shotgun sequence genome, one interval contains:
- the csgalnact1a gene encoding chondroitin sulfate N-acetylgalactosaminyltransferase 1 gives MVRTDAPTLLNYIFLPALLLRLSVVMLRRGLLAWLSRVGVLLVVVCCCLSLLYIITCSPHTDEPMAGQPLPRAGGMAIAGGPSRPGGVGSAPIGPAGREGFQALLQEREEQHRQHIASLKKQIAQLKEALQERSEQLKGMQNSLEKTAGRGTGGDMADDRSHSDLQEFLRSQLNRAEVHSGVRLQSEYAVVPFESFTLQRVYQLEMGLTRHPEEKPVRKDRRDELGEVVENALHSLNAPNQGGDKMKASKVYTPSDFIEGIARTEKDKGTLYELTFRGEQKLEFRRMVLFRPFGPLMKVKSELVETANMAINIVLPLSQRADKFKQFMHNFREVCVKQDGRVHLTVVYFGKDQMNEVKGTLENTSRELHFRNFTLIQLNEEFSRGRGLDVGARAWKGGNVLLFFCDVDIIFTADFLNTCRLNAQPGKKVFYPVLFSQYNPAVIYGSHDHIPPVEQQLIIKKDTGFWRDFGFGMTCQYRSDFINIGGFDVDIKGWGGEDVHLYRKYLHSNLLVVRAPSRGLFHLWHEKHCADELPPDQYKMCMQSKAMNEASHGQLGMLLFRHEIEAHLRKQKQRSGAKKA, from the exons ATGGTACGCACAGATGCCCCAACTTTATTGAACTACATCTTCTTACCTGCCTTGTTGTTGAGATTGTCAGTTGTGATGCTGCGCAGGGGTCTACTGGCCTGGCTCTCACGTGTGGGTGTTCTGTTAGTGGTGGTGTGCTGTTGCCTTTCCCTCCTTTATATCATCACTTGCAGCCCCCACACTGATGAGCCCATGGCTGGGCAACCCCTTCCCAGGGCTGGAGGGATGGCTATTGCTGGGGGTCCAAGCAGGCCAGGTGGTGTTGGAAGTGCCCCCATTGGCCCTGCTGGACGGGAAGGGTTCCAGGCTCTGCTACAAGAGCGGGAAGAGCAGCACCGGCAGCATATTGCcagcttaaaaaaacaaattgcTCAACTTAAAGAGGCTCTCCAGGAACGGAGTGAACAACTTAAGGGCATGCAGAACTCTTTGGAAAAGACAGCTGGGAGGGGCACGGGGGGTGATATGGCTGACGATCGCAGTCACAGCGACCTGCAGGAGTTCCTACGCAGCCAGCTGAACCGGGCAGAGGTACACAGTGGTGTGCGACTTCAAAGCGAGTATGCGGTGGTGCCCTTTGAGAGCTTTACCTTACAACGCGTCTACCAGCTGGAAATGGGGTTGACCCGTCACCCTGAGGAGAAGCCGGTGAGGAAGGACCGCAGGGACGAGCTGGGAGAGGTGGTGGAGAATGCGCTGCACTCCCTCAATGCACCTAATCAAGGTGGAGACAAAATGAAAGCCAGTAAAGTCTACACCCCATCAGACTTTATAGAAG GCATAGCGCGCACTGAAAAGGACAAGGGCACGCTGTACGAGCTGACCTTCCGTGGCGAGCAGAAACTAGAGTTCCGCAGAATGGTTCTCTTCCGTCCCTTTGGCCCCCTCATGAAAGTGAAAAGTGAGCTTGTGGAGACGGCTAACATGGCCATTAACATTGTGCTTCCTCTGTCCCAGAGAGCTGACAAATTCAAACAATTTATGCACAACTTCAG AGAGGTTTGTGTGAAGCAAGACGGGCGAGTGCACCTTACCGTGGTTTACTTTGGCAAAGATCAGATgaatgaggtcaaaggaacctTGGAGAACACATCGAG GGAGCTGCACTTCCGTAACTTCACTCTGATCCAGCTGAACGAGGAGTTTTCTCGGGGTCGAGGGCTGGATGTGGGCGCTCGTGCCTGGAAGGGAGGCAATGTCCTGCTCTTTTTCTGTGACGTGGACATAATCTTCACAGCCGACTTCCTGAACACATGCCGCCTTAATGCACAGCCCG GAAAGAAAGTGTTTTACCCTGTTCTCTTCAGCCAGTACAACCCAGCTGTAATCTACGGCAGCCACGATCACATCCCCCCTGTGGAACAGCAGCTG ATCATTAAGAAAGACACTGGCTTTTGGAGGGACTTTGGCTTTGGAATGACCTGCCAATACAGATCCGATTTCATCAATATAG GGGGTTTCGATGTGGACATTAAAGGCTGGGGCGGCGAGGACGTCCACCTGTACAGGAAGTACCTCCACAGTAATCTACTAGTAGTGCGCGCCCCGTCGCGCGGCCTCTTCCACCTGTGGCATGAGAAGCACTGCGCTGACGAGTTGCCGCCGGACCAGTACAAGATGTGCATGCAGTCCAAAGCCATGAACGAGGCCTCGCACGGCCAGCTGGGCATGCTGCTCTTCCGACACGAGATCGAGGCACACCTCCGAAAACAGAAACAGCGAAGTGGAGCCAAAAAAGCTTGA